The Silene latifolia isolate original U9 population chromosome X, ASM4854445v1, whole genome shotgun sequence genome contains the following window.
GCcgctaaattttattttattttttaaatcttGTAATCATTATTCTTGAAACGATGTGatcttttcattcattcattcaagacGATTTTTTGTAACGATTTAAAATCGTCTTGAATGAATAAGTAcgatttaattttattaattttgtaaaaaacCGTTTCCAAAAATCATAAAATAAAAAACTAGAAATATTTTACTTAACTAAATACATAATCTAAGGGCAAAAtaggaataaatgaaaaaataggGGGCGTGATATAGCAAATCCCTTTAAAAAACTAGCTTATACAGATGTTAATTAATTAGCACAACTGACCCCAATATATATCATAATAATGACCGGAGTTCCAAACAAGTCAACATAAAGACTACTCTCATGCGACTCCATTTAGACAAATCAACACGGACAAAAGGGAACTAATCAAAAATATAATAGCACACCTCCTTAAGCAAATGCAAAAAGGGATAAAAAGAAAGCCAGCTGCTCCAAAAAGGTTTAGCACAATGTTACACAGTAAACATTCGAAAATCCAATTTATCAGCAGTTTCCCTCTGATAAAGGGTATTTGAAAACTCCGTCACATCCTCCAAGCATTTATCACACATCGTCATTGCAAGCTGATTGAACCAAGGATAATCAGTCATCACTCAATACAGATGTTAAAATCCTCTTTGGTCTAATAACAGGTAAGGTAAACAAACATTCTCAAAGGCTCTAATGCCTGTATTCTTCTCACAAAATCGTGTCAGAGGATGTACCTCCAAAATTGAAAATTGGTTATAGTCTCCAAGGTGGAAGAGTTTATTGAAATGTTTTTATTCATTAAACAAACATATTAATAGTTGCTAGTTACTAACCCGGATAAAAAGGCTCCATCTAAGATTGCAAACCAAGAGTCATTTGAAACAACTAGCTTATACAGATGTTAATTAGCATAATTGGTAGATCATCAATGCATCATAACAATGACCAGGGTTTCAAACGCGTCAACATAAAAGATAACACATGCGACTCCCTAGTCCCTTCCGACAAAATAACACAGACAAAAGAGAACTAATTTAAAAGATCATTTGGCAAGAAATGCATGTAGCCAATTTTAATGCAAATGTCTTCTAGATTCAACCAAATTCTGACCAAAAGGTTTAACCAAAATATAGTAGCACGCATCCGTAAGAAAATGCAAAAAGGGATAAAAAGAAGGGTAAGTCAACTGCTCCAAAAAGGTTTAGCACAATGTTACACCGTAAACATTCGAAAATCCAATTTATCAGCAGTTTCCCTCTGCTAAAGGGTGTGTGTTTGAAAACTCCGTCATCCTCCAAGCATTTATCACATATCATCTGAACCAAGGATAATCAGTCATCACTCAATGCAGAAGGCTCTAATGCTTAAAATTATAATAGTAGAGTACAAGAGCTCACAAACATCAACAGATTAAGCTCATGATAATTTCTCAAACTATGGCAAAAGTAATGCTCGACATACAGAGAATAGCAAACTGACGCTGAAATGGCATACATTATCATGATGCATAAATGTTTCTAAGGTGTAATAGAATAAAAAAACAAATACCAAGGGCCTCTTGACATAACAAAGAAGATATTTGTTTCTTACAAACCAGGAAACAATGAAATACCAACTACTGGTGGATCACAAAAGACTATTACTGATACTTAAAAGACTTTGATGTCTAAATTCAACATGTTAAAATGTCTTCAAAATCCAACAATTTGAAAGTAAATTTGAAACATTCGTAGAAGAGATCCCTCAGTACGAAAGTACCCTTAAATCCGCTACAAGCCTACAATAGATAGTAGGAAGACCAGTTAAAATCAGCTGTCAGCACCTATAAGCCAACAAACAATGTGTCAAATAATTAAGACTGCTGAAGACAAAACTGGGTGAATGTAAACCTAAGTTCATGAAAGAATGTCATCactttattaaatattaaatatttAAATGTCAGGGAAACATAAAACTATAGGAGTGGAGCTCACATTAGCACACCTTTCAGACCAAAAGAAAGAAGAAATTCAAATCTGTTTACAAAGTTTATAAATGTTGATTTGGCCAACAAAAGGGACCTAGTCTATGGAAGGATGACACTACTCAACTAGCTGGGGAAAATAACAGATTGCAGTTATCCCATCTGAGCTTCTGCCTCGTCATCTAGTCCCGATTCAGCCTACAAAAAGAGGGAAAAGGAACTTGATGTCTTATAATAGGATGAGACATAGGAAAGGACTAGTAGGTGAGTCATTTAGAAGGGGTATGAAGATTATATAGAAGGTTTTTTTCGGTTCACTGCAAATCTGCAATCAAAGAACTTTGAGGAACATTCATCAAGAAAAGTATCTAAGGTCTAAAAATCATCTTGACAGTGCCAACTATGATCTGGAGTGAAGAGAATTTAAAAAACTATAAAACTGGAATTTTTCACTTAATGATCCTAATGACTCAAGTTTTCCATCTGATGAGCACTGACTTACCAGATGGTGAAAAAGTAGGCATCAACTGGGGCTTTATAATGTATCCTAGATACCTAATTCAAGAAAAAATACAAACACTCCATTAGGAAACCTATTTGAATAAGGAATTAGGAGAACTACAAGGACAGCTTGGCGATCGCACTGGATCATTTCCATAGCAAGGAATATGATATGAAGTGTGTGTGATTTACAAATTAGATCAAAGAACCAAAAGTCAAAGGTTGGCTGTAAAAATAAAATAAGTTCTTGAACCCTCCTCTCTTATATTCAAATCAGGATGTTGCATCCTACACCATTTTGACTATTATTTCATGCAACCAGAAACAACAGTGCCAGCTACAAATGACAGATTAAAATGATACATAGACAGTTGGTAAACGCCATTTCGTTGTCCTATAGTAACATGGAAATTTGGGGAGACAAACCATCAACtattatataattagattataCTAGAGCCAATAGCAGGCTATATCGTAATTAAGAGTGATATTCAGAACATCATAGGAAAAAACGGCTTCTCCAAGCCCTTGTGACCACCCAAAACTCCAGTTGCTAGTAACCCACTAAAGACGTCAAAGTTATCTTTGTATACTTTTCATGTCCTAAACTCGGACCTCGCAAATGGGATATGACAAGTACAGCAAGAACTACCACCTTGACTTAACCCTCTTAATAATTCTTAAAATATGCCACAAATGGCAGGCGTACAAGTACTGTTCACATTCACTGTGTAACGCCCAACATTAAAGAGAGAGCAACTTATGCCACACGAAATACAAAAGAAATGCGAAATCACATCAAATCATCCAAGACTTTCATATGATATGTCCCAACAAATAACAaacataaaaactccaaaaatcaaACAAACTAACGAGTCAATTGTCTTTACCATCAGGAGCCCAAGAGCTGCTGCGGCAAGTGACAGCAAGCATGGAAGTCATCAGAGCCGATGCAGTAGCGGTGTGAAACGGCTGCATTGACTCCAAACATGCGCTCAATTCCGCCGGACACCTACAAAACGTACAATCCCCCAATAAATAAACAGTATCATTTTGCTCGCGATTCGTCTGCAAACATACAATTCAAAATTAACCAATCCAACTCCATAAAACATCATAACAAGGATATGAATCAAATACCGATATCAATACCAAAACTAAGTAAATCAATCAGCAAATCAAATCCCAGATCTTACCCTCAAACAAATCTTAAACATCTCATAAATTGATGAATAGATCTTGAATCATTgaattaataaattaatttaaatagACATCCTGATAAATGAACATGAAATAAAGAACTACAAATCGTTAGTACCTGAAAATGCGACTAGAAGAAAGAAGATTGGCAGCGGAGGGAGATCGGAAAGAGGAGCGAGTGGATGAGGttttggcagcggaagcaaattgTGAGGCAGCGCTACGGACAGAGGATGATCGGAAAACAGATCTTGCAGCCGCCATTGTAGCCATTTTTGAACAAGAGGACTTGGTTTTCTTTTCTGGTGCGGGTTGATAAGAGGTTTAAGCAATTGTAAAACCCTATTTTGGAATGGATGacgtttttcttctttttcctttttaaTCTAAAAAAAAATAGGTTAAATTAATTTTCATGCTACActaaaatttatattttttttcccAAATATCTCCCTACTTTTCCATAAGAAACAATTTGACTTGTCGTATCTTTTTGTTGCGAGATCAAAAGGCCTCGAATTTTTTTACTAAGATCGTCTTTACGATTCAATCTGAAAAAAAAATCGCATTTTTCTCATATCTTATAATGGAGTTAcgattagtcaagttaatttgtTTAGGAAACCTTGACTGACTTTTATAGGGTTCAAATGTCACCCATTATGGAGGTTATGTGTAGTTTGTACACCCCCATGAAACAAGCATAAACTACCCCCATCTAACGATATTTGTAATACTACGCGTTTCTGGACCTTGGGTACTCAGCCGAGTgagttgtactcgaccgagtatgtgaCTAGTgtgttttgtaacacccccatctaccaaggagccttaacaagaccttccctaacaGATACGGGCATtaacatctcggttgcccgaggaatagtataTCATAACGttaataaaagaactattaaagttTATCACTACAAGAAATCCTATTTCGGGCGACTTAATATGGCGACTAACTgaaatagtcgccaaattggcgactgaaaaaaaAATTCGGGCGACTACTAACTGtcaccaatttggcgactaccaattTCCTCCCAATTATTAGAGCGGTCGACTGAATTTCAgaaatggcgactgaaatcagtcgccaatttggcgactaccccaAGTCGGTCGCCAAATCAGTCGCCAGGTCACTTATTATAGACAACACGGGACTCTTTCCCCCCTCTCTCTTACTTTACTAAAACATAAACACACAATCCGACCATCACTCTCCCCGACCACCGCAACACCTAATCCGACTGCTCACTCCGACCACCACTCCGACCACCATCACAGCGACCACCTCGACGCCGGCAAGAAGAGTTGCTCCCTTATTTCGGTTCATCCTAAGCTATTTGAAGGTAtaattttttctttgttttaaatttcaattactttgtttaattttagattattttgttattgttattagtattAGGATGATTTGATATGTTATATAAACATTTGTGTTGATTATTAGGTTtttaaatgtaatttaattaggttTTGGTGAAATTGGGATTAAGGGTTgtgtaaattgggggttttgatagtGATGATTGTGGTTATAGTAGTGTTGTTGATTTTGATTAATATTAGTTTTGTTAgtgttgttgattttgtttattggttatattgtttagtgaattagtataatgttagtaaGGTGGAAGTTATTATATGTTAGTAATGTTGAATATAGTAAGTTAGTATAAAGTTAgtgttgttgattttgtttaTTGGTTATATTGTTTAGTGAATTAATATAATGTTAGTAAGGTGGAAAATATTATATGTTAGTAATGTTGAATATAGTAAGTTAGTATAAAGTTTGGTTTTTTAAAGGtagtaaattattttaattagtttGATGTGGAGTATTCTTAAAGGTAGTAATaaattagtatagttaatataattttagttagtataattttagttaattagtataaattagtataattttagttaattagtatagttTTAGtataattagtataattttagttagTTAGTATAATTAATTAGTTTGTATGGATTATTGTTAAAGATGGTTCTATgttttattgttaaaattatggtttatatattatttagattaaaatgaagagattggaacgtggatggatgtacgaagaaagagtagataagaagagattggaacgtggatggttctatgttttattgttaaaattattgtggatttattgaatttgctaaacaaaatgatgaatatgatttggtagaaaataaacttagatgtccttgtgtggacatgggccacgggggcgcttgggaaacaagtgtttgcatttgtggagtcgccaccaatttattgtggaaaattggaaaccgttcgaatacctcgtgccatgtcaagacacaaagtagtgacatgaacaccaagaactcgttacccttagcattctatgtctagaatgactctcgtggatgccaatgaatacggatgttcacagagatctggagtaaggggtgagggtacgtattaggaagctcttttgatcgaacacctaatcccgcccgcctcgatagcggcctctactaatgattagggaaaatcgtctatactcgatatattgtcgattatatgcatgcaatgcaacatccaacgttttaatcctagcatgtgagaattagactaagtcggttatcacgtagtTTATCATACAATTAGGTCAATGTAGGGATTTAGATTggttacatgtgaagacatacaaacaataaaaagtACAATGACCTGATTTTCTTAGTGAACCGGACTTTAAAAAGGGAAATttttaataatgaaaattacaataattacatcgggtttaatgatttatgtcgaaaatacatctaaaacggataatttggaaaagaaagaataaataaattaacgaacagattattaggtgataatacgatt
Protein-coding sequences here:
- the LOC141623975 gene encoding protein NUCLEAR FUSION DEFECTIVE 6, mitochondrial-like isoform X1 encodes the protein MATMAAARSVFRSSSVRSAASQFASAAKTSSTRSSFRSPSAANLLSSSRIFRCPAELSACLESMQPFHTATASALMTSMLAVTCRSSSWAPDACNDDV
- the LOC141623975 gene encoding protein NUCLEAR FUSION DEFECTIVE 6, mitochondrial-like isoform X3, which codes for MATMAAARSVFRSSSVRSAASQFASAAKTSSTRSSFRSPSAANLLSSSRIFRCPAELSACLESMQPFHTATASALMTSMLAVTCRSSSWAPDDDM
- the LOC141623975 gene encoding protein NUCLEAR FUSION DEFECTIVE 6, mitochondrial-like isoform X5, whose translation is MATMAAARSVFRSSSVRSAASQFASAAKTSSTRSSFRSPSAANLLSSSRIFRCPAELSACLESMQPFHTATASALMTSMLAVTCRSSSWAPDGL
- the LOC141623975 gene encoding protein NUCLEAR FUSION DEFECTIVE 6, mitochondrial-like isoform X2 produces the protein MATMAAARSVFRSSSVRSAASQFASAAKTSSTRSSFRSPSAANLLSSSRIFRCPAELSACLESMQPFHTATASALMTSMLAVTCRSSSWAPDGADS
- the LOC141623975 gene encoding protein NUCLEAR FUSION DEFECTIVE 6, mitochondrial-like isoform X6, whose amino-acid sequence is MATMAAARSVFRSSSVRSAASQFASAAKTSSTRSSFRSPSAANLLSSSRIFRCPAELSACLESMQPFHTATASALMTSMLAVTCRSSSWAPDG
- the LOC141623975 gene encoding protein NUCLEAR FUSION DEFECTIVE 6, mitochondrial-like isoform X4, producing the protein MATMAAARSVFRSSSVRSAASQFASAAKTSSTRSSFRSPSAANLLSSSRIFRCPAELSACLESMQPFHTATASALMTSMLAVTCRSSSWAPDGI